One segment of Brassica napus cultivar Da-Ae chromosome C3, Da-Ae, whole genome shotgun sequence DNA contains the following:
- the LOC106383565 gene encoding uncharacterized protein LOC106383565: MHIFFNCSFARKVWEAVPLRQVIPTTAEDTITSMMVKFRGALCLPPTGVQNPILPWILWSIWTARNKLLFEDRNMLPEEVVTGGIRLAREWNQAQKPRNLPKTPVNAPEGSSGGRATSRNLSDNSAITCTMDASWDAASKRAGLAWIFRENNGSIATQGSEIQHSVSSPLMAEALAIRSTLVMAAELEIPNLKIYS; encoded by the coding sequence ATGCATATTTTCTTCAACTGTTCCTTTGCAAGAAAGGTTTGGGAAGCTGTACCTTTAAGACAAGTGATTCCCACAACTGCGGAGGACACAATAACATCGATGATGGTCAAGTTCAGAGGAGCCCTATGCCTCCCACCGACTGGAGTTCAGAACCCAATCCTCCCCTGGATCCTCTGGTCCATATGGACAGCTCGAAACAAACTCCTCTTCGAAGACAGGAACATGCTGCCTGAGGAAGTCGTAACAGGAGGTATTAGGCTTGCGAGAGAGTGGAACCAAGCACAAAAGCCAAGGAACTTACCAAAGACGCCAGTAAATGCTCCAGAGGGGAGCAGCGGCGGGAGGGCAACGTCTCGAAACCTTAGCGACAACAGCGCGATCACTTGCACAATGGACGCCTCTTGGGATGCGGCATCAAAGAGGGCCGGCTTAGCGTGGATCTTCAGGGAGAACAACGGATCAATCGCGACTCAAGGATCGGAAATCCAACACTCTGTCTCATCCCCCTTGATGGCTGAAGCCCTAGCAATTAGATCAACCCTCGTCATGGCAGCAGAGCTTGAGATTCCCAATCTCAAAATCTACTCCTGA
- the LOC106387083 gene encoding 60S ribosomal protein L18a-like protein → MTSGEDDKNRSVQPPPFQGAPNYPQQPPAGYPQPAQPYVSGYAVNGLTEEQRLPCCGIGIGWLLFILGFFFGAIPWYIGFFLLLCSRNPREKPGYIACTIGAVIATGFVVFGAIRGSGVW, encoded by the exons atgacGAGCGGCGAAGATGACAAAAACAGATCAGTGCAGCCTCCTCCTTTTCAAGGCGCCCCCAACTATCCACAGCAGCCGCCTGCTGGTTATCCACAGCCGGCTCAGCCCTACGTCTCCG GTTATGCCGTAAATGGGCTAACAGAAGAGCAACGTCTTCCTTGTTGTGGTATAGGCATTGGTTGGTTATT ATTCATCCTTGGTTTCTTCTTCGGTGCTATCCCCTGGTACATTGGCTTCTTCCTTTTACTATGCTCTAGAAATCCGCGTGAGAAACCAGGATATATAGCTTGTACAATTGGA GCTGTTATTGCCACGGGTTTCGTCGTTTTTGGAGCTATAAGAGGATCCGGGGTCTGGTAG
- the LOC106383566 gene encoding uncharacterized protein LOC106383566 yields the protein MVGINLLRRGSRFIIGNGVSVRLYEDHWLPTDPPRCATRMTNTQHLMVSDIIIATDTSQQWDLDYARQLLNEEDFQLMLMIYLPQTKTGDFLVWPFNPSGNYTVKSGYKRDMLELSRTSPDLLRPRGDPLLKKQIWTLPTLPKLKPFLWRLITLALGTNTRLNTRGMSLDSLCPRCSSSPETVNHLFFMCPLSIQTWRSNQVTLGYSAAFTDDLDNNMRRRFDLQSSSTLTLEQKLTPFWILWKIWKLRNNLIFKNQVINPQRDAGYVTAEVRDW from the coding sequence ATGGTGGGTATCAATCTATTGAGACGAGGTTCACGTTTCATCATTGGGAATGGAGTTTCTGTAAGACTATATGAGGATCACTGGCTACCAACGGATCCTCCTCGGTGTGCTACCCGAATGACGAATACACAACACCTAATGGTCTCAGATATTATTATTGCTACAGATACGTCTCAGCAGTGGGATTTAGATTATGCTCGACAGTTACTAAACGAAGAAGATTTTCAACTTATGCTCATGATCTATCTTCCTCAAACAAAGACTGGTGATTTTCTTGTCTGGCCTTTTAATCCTTCTGGAAATTATACAGTCAAAAGTGGATACAAAAGAGACATGCTGGAGCTAAGTAGAACATCCCCGGATTTACTCCGTCCACGGGGAGACCCTTTGTTGAAAAAGCAAATTTGGACGCTTCCGACACTACCAAAACTGAAACCCTTCCTCTGGCGCCTCATTACTTTAGCTTTGGGAACAAATACAAGATTAAATACAAGGGGTATGTCTTTGGATAGCCTCTGCCCTCGTTGTTCTAGTTCCCCTGAAACGGTGAACCATCTTTTCTTCATGTGTCCACTTTCGATTCAAACATGGAGATCGAATCAGGTTACCTTAGGCTACTCTGCAGCGTTTACTGACGACTTGGATAACAACATGAGACGTCGGTTTGATCTTCAGTCTTCATCAACCCTGACACTGGAACAGAAGTTGACACCTTTTTGGATACTTTGGAAGATTTGGAAATTGAGGAATAACCTCATTTTCAAAAATCAAGTTATCAACCCTCAACGCGATGCTGGTTATGTTACCGCAGAAGTTCGTGACTGGTGA